In Carassius gibelio isolate Cgi1373 ecotype wild population from Czech Republic chromosome B2, carGib1.2-hapl.c, whole genome shotgun sequence, a single genomic region encodes these proteins:
- the LOC127950567 gene encoding mammalian ependymin-related protein 1-like: MSGFVVFALVLSLSSMVHCAVFPRSAAAPQPCLAPLQWEGRTVEYDHGTGRNTRAAVSYDAQNQRIRVLEQKTGHTPCKKFFEYIYLFKSGVLFQIEEISKQCAKIALTEAWDPYDIPLNSTYEDQYFIGGPGDMIEVQEWSDRKPARKNEAWVGVYTLKDCYPVQETYTKNSSVTTSTRFFDLQLGISDPGVFDPPSTCQSALTEKMTFDC, translated from the exons ATGTCAGGCTTTGTAGTTTTTGCGCTAGTACTCTCATTATCCTCGATGGTGCATTGTGCGGTCTTTCCTCGGTCAGCAGCGGCGCCGCAGCCCTGTCTCGCGCCGTTACAGTGGGAGGGTCGCACCGTCGAGTATGACCACGGGACGGGACGAAACACAAGGGCAGCGGTCTCCTATGATGCACAGAATCAGCGAATTAGGGTCCTGGAGCAGAAGACAGGACACACACCATGCAAGAA GTTCTTTGAGTACATCTACTTGTTCAAGAGTGGAGTGCTTTTCCAAATAGAGGAAATTTCTAAGCAGTGTGCAAAGATCGCTCTGACGGAGGCCTGGGACCCTTATGATATTCCCCTGAACTCCACATACGAGGACCAGTACTTCATCGGAGGACCTGGAGACATGATCGAGGTCCAAGAATGGTCTGATCGGAAACCAGCTCGCAAAA ATGAAGCTTGGGTTGGAGTGTATACTCTGAAGGACTGCTATCCCGTGCAGGAGACATACACCAAAAACAGTAGCGTGACCACGTCCACTCGCTTCTTTGACCTTCAGCTGGGCATTAGTGACCCTGGGGTGTTCGACCCACCCAGCACTTGCCAGTCCGCTCTGACTGAGAAGATGACATTTGACTGTTGA
- the LOC127951385 gene encoding STARD3 N-terminal-like protein isoform X1, with the protein MDSQCSSSVGSRATLGGVGNINPTPISARMKSYEGGEKKCISDVRRTFCLFVTFDLLFVTLLWIIELNVNGGIEVQLKKEVLDYDYHKSFFDIFVLAVFRFAALILAYAVCKLRHWWAIAITTAITTGFLIVKVVLSKLLSQGAFGYLLPIVSFILAWIETWLLDFKVLPQEAGDEISEKLIYNHRCLSVQNAPDREPLLHPGPVPDSQFYSPPESMADSDEDFDDKYDLEKPIV; encoded by the exons ATGGACAGCCAATGCAGCAGCAGTGTGGGTTCACGGGCAACTTTAGGGGGTGTGGGCAACATTAACCCAACACCCATTTCGGCCCGTATGAAGTCCTATGAAGGAGGAGAGAAGAAGTGCATCTCTGATGTCCGAAGAACCTTTTGCTTGtttgtgacctttgaccttttgttCGTCACCTTGCTGTGGATCATTGAGCTCAAT GTTAATGGAGGCATAGAAGTGCAGCTGAAAAAAGAGGTGCTGGACTATGATTACCACAAAtctttttttgacatattt GTCTTGGCTGTGTTCCGCTTTGCAGCCCTGATTCTGGCGTATGCGGTGTGTAAGCTGCGCCATTGGTGGGCCATTGCT ATAACTACAGCAATCACCACTGGTTTCTTAATAGTGAAAGTGGTTTTATCAAAG CTTCTGTCACAGGGAGCGTTTGGGTATTTGTTACCCATAGTCTCCTTCATTCTGGCATGGATAGAGACGTGGCTGCTGGACTTCAAAGTCCTGCCCCAGGAGGCCGGTGATGAAATCAGTGAGAAGCTAATATATAATCACA GGTGTCTCTCAGTGCAGAATGCGCCAGATCGAGAGCCTCTTTTACACCCAGGACCCGTCCcagacagccagttttactctcCTCCTGAGTCCATGGCAG ACTCTGATGAAGACTTTGATGATAAATATGATCTTGAGAAGCCCATCGTCTAG
- the LOC127951385 gene encoding STARD3 N-terminal-like protein isoform X2 produces the protein MDSQCSSSVGSRATLGGVGNINPTPISARMKSYEGGEKKCISDVRRTFCLFVTFDLLFVTLLWIIELNVNGGIEVQLKKEVLDYDYHKSFFDIFVLAVFRFAALILAYAVCKLRHWWAIAITTAITTGFLIVKVVLSKLLSQGAFGYLLPIVSFILAWIETWLLDFKVLPQEAGDEIRCLSVQNAPDREPLLHPGPVPDSQFYSPPESMADSDEDFDDKYDLEKPIV, from the exons ATGGACAGCCAATGCAGCAGCAGTGTGGGTTCACGGGCAACTTTAGGGGGTGTGGGCAACATTAACCCAACACCCATTTCGGCCCGTATGAAGTCCTATGAAGGAGGAGAGAAGAAGTGCATCTCTGATGTCCGAAGAACCTTTTGCTTGtttgtgacctttgaccttttgttCGTCACCTTGCTGTGGATCATTGAGCTCAAT GTTAATGGAGGCATAGAAGTGCAGCTGAAAAAAGAGGTGCTGGACTATGATTACCACAAAtctttttttgacatattt GTCTTGGCTGTGTTCCGCTTTGCAGCCCTGATTCTGGCGTATGCGGTGTGTAAGCTGCGCCATTGGTGGGCCATTGCT ATAACTACAGCAATCACCACTGGTTTCTTAATAGTGAAAGTGGTTTTATCAAAG CTTCTGTCACAGGGAGCGTTTGGGTATTTGTTACCCATAGTCTCCTTCATTCTGGCATGGATAGAGACGTGGCTGCTGGACTTCAAAGTCCTGCCCCAGGAGGCCGGTGATGAAATCA GGTGTCTCTCAGTGCAGAATGCGCCAGATCGAGAGCCTCTTTTACACCCAGGACCCGTCCcagacagccagttttactctcCTCCTGAGTCCATGGCAG ACTCTGATGAAGACTTTGATGATAAATATGATCTTGAGAAGCCCATCGTCTAG